A genomic region of Trifolium pratense cultivar HEN17-A07 linkage group LG3, ARS_RC_1.1, whole genome shotgun sequence contains the following coding sequences:
- the LOC123915942 gene encoding uncharacterized protein LOC123915942 isoform X3: protein MERRSPPLVNQKCTSRMFGIFNFREAHSDETLVSDRRHLNKHAGAAGNGKSRISSDVLSTVDEKYPHADVTSRRRRGYSCKSICVENDQIVNLENEATKMIVNQRFFDKNSQGKDGGPDSQPNQFLDAVQILYSNKELFTKLLQDPNSLLVKKIHGLQKPQVKAEQNGMNSLNKDQNSSDFDRCSKRIVVLKPGTNNVKKFADNKDARNMKPSQFAFGGIKRKLRYVMRVWKKEQQWMATDSASSKFRCCSQNLEDDKNVKKLDIAVRNSLNNVHVSTGKNLKDSKLKDPKLSVRQEVASQQNKLTMKDQGAKVTSHNKHQMVLKTFHRDGESCSYTSSSSQKIKDPPVVSFSDELQVFDAADICVNSNLPVDNLHAHYDIPRDGLLVQVAHDKFKENNLADRVTSSLDPMSSSKDIMREVLQAFILKCDEPVKSHLSNLLMDSSTFDELKGLTDDLSCSTILHDCIIECFMELYQNCGFQSHFSSRNPNFQSCVARKILVREINELVNLHFYPHPPIKLQELVERDLARRGSWLNNIQVDVEDIAIEVEKDVLEKLVLEIVYEMDIRDLIHCN from the exons ATGGAGAGAAGATCTCCTCCTCTGGTGAACCAAAAATGCACATCGCGGATGTTTGGAATCTTTAATTTTCGTGAAGCTCATTCCGATGAAACATTGGTTTCCGATAGGCGCCATTTGAATAAACACGCCGGTG CTGCAGGAAATGGAAAATCCAGAATTAGTTCAGATGTGCTTAGCACAGTTGATGAAAAGTACCCTCATGCTGAT GTAACTTCGAGAAGAAGAAGAGGTTATAGTTGTAAGAGTATCTGTGTGGAGAATGATCAGATAGTAAATTTGGAAAATGAAGCAACAAAAATGATTGTTAACCAGAGATTTTTCGACAAAAATTCTCAAGGCAAAGATGGTGGTCCAGACTCTCAGCCTAATCAATTTTTGGATGCTGTACAGATTTTATATTCAAACAAGGAACTTTTCACAAAACTTCTGCAAGATCCAAACTCACTATTGGTAAAAAAGATTCATGGCTTACAGAAACCTCAAGTAAAAGCTGAACAAAATGGAATGAACAGCTTGAATAAAGATCAAAACAGTAGTGATTTTGATAGGTG CTCTAAAAGAATAGTAGTTTTGAAGCCTGGCACAAATAATGTGAAAAAATTTGCTGACAATAAAGATGCTCGAAATATGAAGCCTTCACAGTTTGCATTTGGCGGTATAAAGAGAAAGTTGAGATATGTCATGAGAGTATGGAAAAAAGAGCAGCAGTGGATGGCAACTGATTCGGCGTCAAGTAAATTTCGCTGCTGTTCACAGAACTTGGAAGatgataaaaatgtaaaaaaattggACATTGCTGTAAGAAATTCGCTAAATAATGTCCATGTTAGTACTGGAAAGAATTTGAAGGATTCCAAGTTGAAGGACCCTAAGTTGAGTGTGAGACAGGAAGTTGCTTCTCAGCAAAATAAATTGACCATGAAGGACCAAGGTGCAAAAGTTACATCTCACAACAAACACCAAATGGTTCTTAAAACATTTCATAGAGATGGCGAAAGTTGTTCTTATACAAGTTCTTCTTCTCAGAAAATCAAGGATCCACCAGTAGTATCTTTTAGTGATGAGTTACAGGTTTTTGATGCGGCAGATATTTGTGTCAATTCGAATCTTCCTGTTGACAATTTGCATGCACATTACGATATTCCAAGAG ATGGATTACTAGTACAAGTTGCACATGATAAATTTAAAGAGAACAACCTTGCAGACCGTGTAACATCCTCTTTGGATCCAATGAGCAGCTCAAAGGACATCATGAGGGAAGTTCTGCAGGCTTTCATCTTGAAATGTGATGAACCTGTAAAGAGTCATTTATCAAACCTATTGATGGATTCATCCACTTTTGATGAACTGAAGGGATTAACTGATGATCTTTCTTGCAGTACAATCCTGCATGACTGTATCATCGAATGTTTCATGGAGTTATACCAAAACTGTGGTttccaatctcatttttcatCAAGAAATCCAAACTTTCAATCATGCGTTGCGAGGAAAATTTTGGTTAGAGAGATTAATGAACTTGTTAACCTGCACTTTTATCCTCATCCACCAATAAAGTTACAAGAACTTGTTGAAAGGGACTTAGCAAGACGTGGATCATGGTTGAATAATATCCAAGTTGATGTAGAAGACATTGCAATTGAGGTGGAGAAAGATGTTTTGGAAAAACTGGTTTTAGAAATAGTCTATGAGATGGATATCAGAGACTTGATACATTGCAATTAA
- the LOC123915942 gene encoding uncharacterized protein LOC123915942 isoform X2 — translation MERRSPPLVNQKCTSRMFGIFNFREAHSDETLVSDRRHLNKHAGGNGKSRISSDVLSTVDEKYPHADVTSRRRRGYSCKSICVENDQIVNLENEATKMIVNQRFFDKNSQGKDGGPDSQPNQFLDAVQILYSNKELFTKLLQDPNSLLVKKIHGLQKPQVKAEQNGMNSLNKDQNSSDFDRCNLSKDCESRSSKRIVVLKPGTNNVKKFADNKDARNMKPSQFAFGGIKRKLRYVMRVWKKEQQWMATDSASSKFRCCSQNLEDDKNVKKLDIAVRNSLNNVHVSTGKNLKDSKLKDPKLSVRQEVASQQNKLTMKDQGAKVTSHNKHQMVLKTFHRDGESCSYTSSSSQKIKDPPVVSFSDELQVFDAADICVNSNLPVDNLHAHYDIPRDGLLVQVAHDKFKENNLADRVTSSLDPMSSSKDIMREVLQAFILKCDEPVKSHLSNLLMDSSTFDELKGLTDDLSCSTILHDCIIECFMELYQNCGFQSHFSSRNPNFQSCVARKILVREINELVNLHFYPHPPIKLQELVERDLARRGSWLNNIQVDVEDIAIEVEKDVLEKLVLEIVYEMDIRDLIHCN, via the exons ATGGAGAGAAGATCTCCTCCTCTGGTGAACCAAAAATGCACATCGCGGATGTTTGGAATCTTTAATTTTCGTGAAGCTCATTCCGATGAAACATTGGTTTCCGATAGGCGCCATTTGAATAAACACGCCGGTG GAAATGGAAAATCCAGAATTAGTTCAGATGTGCTTAGCACAGTTGATGAAAAGTACCCTCATGCTGAT GTAACTTCGAGAAGAAGAAGAGGTTATAGTTGTAAGAGTATCTGTGTGGAGAATGATCAGATAGTAAATTTGGAAAATGAAGCAACAAAAATGATTGTTAACCAGAGATTTTTCGACAAAAATTCTCAAGGCAAAGATGGTGGTCCAGACTCTCAGCCTAATCAATTTTTGGATGCTGTACAGATTTTATATTCAAACAAGGAACTTTTCACAAAACTTCTGCAAGATCCAAACTCACTATTGGTAAAAAAGATTCATGGCTTACAGAAACCTCAAGTAAAAGCTGAACAAAATGGAATGAACAGCTTGAATAAAGATCAAAACAGTAGTGATTTTGATAGGTGCAATTTGAGTAAAGATTGCGAGTCACGGTCCTCTAAAAGAATAGTAGTTTTGAAGCCTGGCACAAATAATGTGAAAAAATTTGCTGACAATAAAGATGCTCGAAATATGAAGCCTTCACAGTTTGCATTTGGCGGTATAAAGAGAAAGTTGAGATATGTCATGAGAGTATGGAAAAAAGAGCAGCAGTGGATGGCAACTGATTCGGCGTCAAGTAAATTTCGCTGCTGTTCACAGAACTTGGAAGatgataaaaatgtaaaaaaattggACATTGCTGTAAGAAATTCGCTAAATAATGTCCATGTTAGTACTGGAAAGAATTTGAAGGATTCCAAGTTGAAGGACCCTAAGTTGAGTGTGAGACAGGAAGTTGCTTCTCAGCAAAATAAATTGACCATGAAGGACCAAGGTGCAAAAGTTACATCTCACAACAAACACCAAATGGTTCTTAAAACATTTCATAGAGATGGCGAAAGTTGTTCTTATACAAGTTCTTCTTCTCAGAAAATCAAGGATCCACCAGTAGTATCTTTTAGTGATGAGTTACAGGTTTTTGATGCGGCAGATATTTGTGTCAATTCGAATCTTCCTGTTGACAATTTGCATGCACATTACGATATTCCAAGAG ATGGATTACTAGTACAAGTTGCACATGATAAATTTAAAGAGAACAACCTTGCAGACCGTGTAACATCCTCTTTGGATCCAATGAGCAGCTCAAAGGACATCATGAGGGAAGTTCTGCAGGCTTTCATCTTGAAATGTGATGAACCTGTAAAGAGTCATTTATCAAACCTATTGATGGATTCATCCACTTTTGATGAACTGAAGGGATTAACTGATGATCTTTCTTGCAGTACAATCCTGCATGACTGTATCATCGAATGTTTCATGGAGTTATACCAAAACTGTGGTttccaatctcatttttcatCAAGAAATCCAAACTTTCAATCATGCGTTGCGAGGAAAATTTTGGTTAGAGAGATTAATGAACTTGTTAACCTGCACTTTTATCCTCATCCACCAATAAAGTTACAAGAACTTGTTGAAAGGGACTTAGCAAGACGTGGATCATGGTTGAATAATATCCAAGTTGATGTAGAAGACATTGCAATTGAGGTGGAGAAAGATGTTTTGGAAAAACTGGTTTTAGAAATAGTCTATGAGATGGATATCAGAGACTTGATACATTGCAATTAA
- the LOC123915942 gene encoding uncharacterized protein LOC123915942 isoform X1 — protein sequence MERRSPPLVNQKCTSRMFGIFNFREAHSDETLVSDRRHLNKHAGAAGNGKSRISSDVLSTVDEKYPHADVTSRRRRGYSCKSICVENDQIVNLENEATKMIVNQRFFDKNSQGKDGGPDSQPNQFLDAVQILYSNKELFTKLLQDPNSLLVKKIHGLQKPQVKAEQNGMNSLNKDQNSSDFDRCNLSKDCESRSSKRIVVLKPGTNNVKKFADNKDARNMKPSQFAFGGIKRKLRYVMRVWKKEQQWMATDSASSKFRCCSQNLEDDKNVKKLDIAVRNSLNNVHVSTGKNLKDSKLKDPKLSVRQEVASQQNKLTMKDQGAKVTSHNKHQMVLKTFHRDGESCSYTSSSSQKIKDPPVVSFSDELQVFDAADICVNSNLPVDNLHAHYDIPRDGLLVQVAHDKFKENNLADRVTSSLDPMSSSKDIMREVLQAFILKCDEPVKSHLSNLLMDSSTFDELKGLTDDLSCSTILHDCIIECFMELYQNCGFQSHFSSRNPNFQSCVARKILVREINELVNLHFYPHPPIKLQELVERDLARRGSWLNNIQVDVEDIAIEVEKDVLEKLVLEIVYEMDIRDLIHCN from the exons ATGGAGAGAAGATCTCCTCCTCTGGTGAACCAAAAATGCACATCGCGGATGTTTGGAATCTTTAATTTTCGTGAAGCTCATTCCGATGAAACATTGGTTTCCGATAGGCGCCATTTGAATAAACACGCCGGTG CTGCAGGAAATGGAAAATCCAGAATTAGTTCAGATGTGCTTAGCACAGTTGATGAAAAGTACCCTCATGCTGAT GTAACTTCGAGAAGAAGAAGAGGTTATAGTTGTAAGAGTATCTGTGTGGAGAATGATCAGATAGTAAATTTGGAAAATGAAGCAACAAAAATGATTGTTAACCAGAGATTTTTCGACAAAAATTCTCAAGGCAAAGATGGTGGTCCAGACTCTCAGCCTAATCAATTTTTGGATGCTGTACAGATTTTATATTCAAACAAGGAACTTTTCACAAAACTTCTGCAAGATCCAAACTCACTATTGGTAAAAAAGATTCATGGCTTACAGAAACCTCAAGTAAAAGCTGAACAAAATGGAATGAACAGCTTGAATAAAGATCAAAACAGTAGTGATTTTGATAGGTGCAATTTGAGTAAAGATTGCGAGTCACGGTCCTCTAAAAGAATAGTAGTTTTGAAGCCTGGCACAAATAATGTGAAAAAATTTGCTGACAATAAAGATGCTCGAAATATGAAGCCTTCACAGTTTGCATTTGGCGGTATAAAGAGAAAGTTGAGATATGTCATGAGAGTATGGAAAAAAGAGCAGCAGTGGATGGCAACTGATTCGGCGTCAAGTAAATTTCGCTGCTGTTCACAGAACTTGGAAGatgataaaaatgtaaaaaaattggACATTGCTGTAAGAAATTCGCTAAATAATGTCCATGTTAGTACTGGAAAGAATTTGAAGGATTCCAAGTTGAAGGACCCTAAGTTGAGTGTGAGACAGGAAGTTGCTTCTCAGCAAAATAAATTGACCATGAAGGACCAAGGTGCAAAAGTTACATCTCACAACAAACACCAAATGGTTCTTAAAACATTTCATAGAGATGGCGAAAGTTGTTCTTATACAAGTTCTTCTTCTCAGAAAATCAAGGATCCACCAGTAGTATCTTTTAGTGATGAGTTACAGGTTTTTGATGCGGCAGATATTTGTGTCAATTCGAATCTTCCTGTTGACAATTTGCATGCACATTACGATATTCCAAGAG ATGGATTACTAGTACAAGTTGCACATGATAAATTTAAAGAGAACAACCTTGCAGACCGTGTAACATCCTCTTTGGATCCAATGAGCAGCTCAAAGGACATCATGAGGGAAGTTCTGCAGGCTTTCATCTTGAAATGTGATGAACCTGTAAAGAGTCATTTATCAAACCTATTGATGGATTCATCCACTTTTGATGAACTGAAGGGATTAACTGATGATCTTTCTTGCAGTACAATCCTGCATGACTGTATCATCGAATGTTTCATGGAGTTATACCAAAACTGTGGTttccaatctcatttttcatCAAGAAATCCAAACTTTCAATCATGCGTTGCGAGGAAAATTTTGGTTAGAGAGATTAATGAACTTGTTAACCTGCACTTTTATCCTCATCCACCAATAAAGTTACAAGAACTTGTTGAAAGGGACTTAGCAAGACGTGGATCATGGTTGAATAATATCCAAGTTGATGTAGAAGACATTGCAATTGAGGTGGAGAAAGATGTTTTGGAAAAACTGGTTTTAGAAATAGTCTATGAGATGGATATCAGAGACTTGATACATTGCAATTAA